A section of the Hevea brasiliensis isolate MT/VB/25A 57/8 chromosome 17, ASM3005281v1, whole genome shotgun sequence genome encodes:
- the LOC110635238 gene encoding mediator of RNA polymerase II transcription subunit 31 produces MASSSSSSKETDETPDTPSSPKSIYKDPDDGRQRFLLELEFVQCLANPTYIHYLAQNRYFEDEAFIGYLKYLQYWQRPEYIKFIMYPHCLFFLELLQNANFRNAMAHPGNKELAHRQQFFFWKNYRNNRLKHILPRPLPEPAPAPPAPAPPPPPMQPAPPVPPTNIVMPAAPASALSPMPYGMPSGSSLTKNDMRNTGIDRRKRKKEV; encoded by the exons atggcttcttcttcttcttcttctaaagAAACCGATGAGACTCCCGACACTCCATCGTC GCCAAAGAGCATATACAAGGATCCAGATGATGGGCGACAACGGTTTTTGCTTGAGTTGGAATTTGTCCAATGTCTAGCTAATCCCACTTATATCCATT ATTTGGCTCAGAATCGCTATTTTGAAGATGAAGCATTTATTGGGTACTTGAAATACCTTCAGTACTGGCAACGACCTGAGTACATAAAGTTTATAAT GTATCCTCATTGCCTATTTTTTCTTGAACTGCTCCAAAATGCAAACTTCCGCAATGCAATGGCGCATCCTGGGAACAAG GAGTTGGCACATAGGCAGCAATTCTTTTTCTGGAAAAACTATAGAAACAACCGATTGAAGCACATTTTACCAAGGCCACTTCCTGAACCTGCTCCTGCACCCCCTGCTCctgctccacctccacctcccatGCAGCCAGCACCACCTGTGCCTCCAACAAACATTGTCATGCCTGCTGCTCCTGCCTCAGCACTTTCTCCCATGCCATATGGCATGCCTTCTGGATCTTCTCTCACAAAAAATGACATGAGGAACACTGGAATTGATCGAAGAAAAAGGAA GAAAGAAGTTTAA
- the LOC110635198 gene encoding polyadenylate-binding protein 1 isoform X2, whose protein sequence is MDQHEEQEHDVYGSEIPDEGEIDADIDMSSRPEEDEDHGPNSKDLEDMKKRLKEIEEEAGALREMQAKVEKEMGAVQDSSSASATQAEKEEVDSRSIYVGNVDYTCTPEEVQQHFQSCGTVNRVTILTDKFGQPKGFAYVEFVETDAVQNALLLNESELHGRQLKVSAKRTNIPGMKQYRGRRPNPYGFRSRRPFMPAPPFYPPYGYGCCLCFFLFHFARCCLFLVVAAMEHAGPLPKHFGMPEYLVLVCKYQFVVRRGCSELEGFQGSGDQCVTDHINEQ, encoded by the exons ATGGATCAACACGAAGAGCAAGAGCATGACGTTTATGGAAGTGAAATCCCTGACGAGGGAGAGATAGACGCCGATATCGACATGTCTTCGAGGCCTGAAGAAGATGAGGACCACGGCCCTAACTCCAAG GATTTGGAGGACATGAAGAAGAGACTGAAGGAGATCGAAGAAGAAGCTGGCGCTCTCCGCGAAATGCAGGCTAAAGTTGAGAAGGAGATGGGAGCTGTCCAAG ATTCCTCAAGTGCTTCTGCGACTCAGGCTGAAAAGGAGGAGGTGGATTCCCGCTCTATTTATGTTGGTAAT GTAGACTATACCTGTACTCCTGAAGAAGTGCAGCAGCATTTTCAATCCTGTGGAACAGTGAACAGAGTGACAATTTTGACTGACAAGTTTGGTCAACCCAAAGGATTTGCTTATGTTGAATTTGTTGAGACTGATGCTGTTCAAAATGCTCTTTTGTTAAATGAATCAGAGCTGCATGGCCGTCAGTTAAAG GTCTCTGCTAAGAGAACCAACATTCCTGGAATGAAGCAATATCGAGGAAGGCGCCCCAACCCTTATGGGTTCAGATCCCGAAGGCCATTCATGCCTGCTCCCCCCTTCTATCCCCCTTATGGTTATGG CTGCTGCCTGTGCTTCTTTCTTTTCCATTTTGCTCGCTGTTGCCTATTTCTTGTTGTTGCTGCCATGGAACATGCGGGACCCCTGCCCAAGCATTTTGGAATGCCGGAGTATCTCGTTCTGGTATGCAAGTACCAGTTCGTGGTTCGAAGGGGTTGCAGTGAATTAG AAGGGTTCCAAGGTTCAGGCGACCAATGCGTTACAGACCATATTAATGAGCAGTAG
- the LOC110635198 gene encoding polyadenylate-binding protein 1 isoform X1 — MDQHEEQEHDVYGSEIPDEGEIDADIDMSSRPEEDEDHGPNSKDLEDMKKRLKEIEEEAGALREMQAKVEKEMGAVQGISLYIFACIPQVLLRLRLKRRRWIPALFMLVDYTCTPEEVQQHFQSCGTVNRVTILTDKFGQPKGFAYVEFVETDAVQNALLLNESELHGRQLKVSAKRTNIPGMKQYRGRRPNPYGFRSRRPFMPAPPFYPPYGYGCCLCFFLFHFARCCLFLVVAAMEHAGPLPKHFGMPEYLVLVCKYQFVVRRGCSELEGFQGSGDQCVTDHINEQ, encoded by the exons ATGGATCAACACGAAGAGCAAGAGCATGACGTTTATGGAAGTGAAATCCCTGACGAGGGAGAGATAGACGCCGATATCGACATGTCTTCGAGGCCTGAAGAAGATGAGGACCACGGCCCTAACTCCAAG GATTTGGAGGACATGAAGAAGAGACTGAAGGAGATCGAAGAAGAAGCTGGCGCTCTCCGCGAAATGCAGGCTAAAGTTGAGAAGGAGATGGGAGCTGTCCAAGGCATCTCTCTCTATATATTTGCTTGT ATTCCTCAAGTGCTTCTGCGACTCAGGCTGAAAAGGAGGAGGTGGATTCCCGCTCTATTTATGTTG GTAGACTATACCTGTACTCCTGAAGAAGTGCAGCAGCATTTTCAATCCTGTGGAACAGTGAACAGAGTGACAATTTTGACTGACAAGTTTGGTCAACCCAAAGGATTTGCTTATGTTGAATTTGTTGAGACTGATGCTGTTCAAAATGCTCTTTTGTTAAATGAATCAGAGCTGCATGGCCGTCAGTTAAAG GTCTCTGCTAAGAGAACCAACATTCCTGGAATGAAGCAATATCGAGGAAGGCGCCCCAACCCTTATGGGTTCAGATCCCGAAGGCCATTCATGCCTGCTCCCCCCTTCTATCCCCCTTATGGTTATGG CTGCTGCCTGTGCTTCTTTCTTTTCCATTTTGCTCGCTGTTGCCTATTTCTTGTTGTTGCTGCCATGGAACATGCGGGACCCCTGCCCAAGCATTTTGGAATGCCGGAGTATCTCGTTCTGGTATGCAAGTACCAGTTCGTGGTTCGAAGGGGTTGCAGTGAATTAG AAGGGTTCCAAGGTTCAGGCGACCAATGCGTTACAGACCATATTAATGAGCAGTAG
- the LOC110635198 gene encoding polyadenylate-binding protein 1 isoform X4, with protein MDQHEEQEHDVYGSEIPDEGEIDADIDMSSRPEEDEDHGPNSKDLEDMKKRLKEIEEEAGALREMQAKVEKEMGAVQDSSSASATQAEKEEVDSRSIYVGNVDYTCTPEEVQQHFQSCGTVNRVTILTDKFGQPKGFAYVEFVETDAVQNALLLNESELHGRQLKVSAKRTNIPGMKQYRGRRPNPYGFRSRRPFMPAPPFYPPYGYGRVPRFRRPMRYRPY; from the exons ATGGATCAACACGAAGAGCAAGAGCATGACGTTTATGGAAGTGAAATCCCTGACGAGGGAGAGATAGACGCCGATATCGACATGTCTTCGAGGCCTGAAGAAGATGAGGACCACGGCCCTAACTCCAAG GATTTGGAGGACATGAAGAAGAGACTGAAGGAGATCGAAGAAGAAGCTGGCGCTCTCCGCGAAATGCAGGCTAAAGTTGAGAAGGAGATGGGAGCTGTCCAAG ATTCCTCAAGTGCTTCTGCGACTCAGGCTGAAAAGGAGGAGGTGGATTCCCGCTCTATTTATGTTGGTAAT GTAGACTATACCTGTACTCCTGAAGAAGTGCAGCAGCATTTTCAATCCTGTGGAACAGTGAACAGAGTGACAATTTTGACTGACAAGTTTGGTCAACCCAAAGGATTTGCTTATGTTGAATTTGTTGAGACTGATGCTGTTCAAAATGCTCTTTTGTTAAATGAATCAGAGCTGCATGGCCGTCAGTTAAAG GTCTCTGCTAAGAGAACCAACATTCCTGGAATGAAGCAATATCGAGGAAGGCGCCCCAACCCTTATGGGTTCAGATCCCGAAGGCCATTCATGCCTGCTCCCCCCTTCTATCCCCCTTATGGTTATGG AAGGGTTCCAAGGTTCAGGCGACCAATGCGTTACAGACCATATTAA
- the LOC110635198 gene encoding polyadenylate-binding protein 1 isoform X3: MDQHEEQEHDVYGSEIPDEGEIDADIDMSSRPEEDEDHGPNSKDLEDMKKRLKEIEEEAGALREMQAKVEKEMGAVQGISLYIFACIPQVLLRLRLKRRRWIPALFMLVDYTCTPEEVQQHFQSCGTVNRVTILTDKFGQPKGFAYVEFVETDAVQNALLLNESELHGRQLKVSAKRTNIPGMKQYRGRRPNPYGFRSRRPFMPAPPFYPPYGYGRVPRFRRPMRYRPY; the protein is encoded by the exons ATGGATCAACACGAAGAGCAAGAGCATGACGTTTATGGAAGTGAAATCCCTGACGAGGGAGAGATAGACGCCGATATCGACATGTCTTCGAGGCCTGAAGAAGATGAGGACCACGGCCCTAACTCCAAG GATTTGGAGGACATGAAGAAGAGACTGAAGGAGATCGAAGAAGAAGCTGGCGCTCTCCGCGAAATGCAGGCTAAAGTTGAGAAGGAGATGGGAGCTGTCCAAGGCATCTCTCTCTATATATTTGCTTGT ATTCCTCAAGTGCTTCTGCGACTCAGGCTGAAAAGGAGGAGGTGGATTCCCGCTCTATTTATGTTG GTAGACTATACCTGTACTCCTGAAGAAGTGCAGCAGCATTTTCAATCCTGTGGAACAGTGAACAGAGTGACAATTTTGACTGACAAGTTTGGTCAACCCAAAGGATTTGCTTATGTTGAATTTGTTGAGACTGATGCTGTTCAAAATGCTCTTTTGTTAAATGAATCAGAGCTGCATGGCCGTCAGTTAAAG GTCTCTGCTAAGAGAACCAACATTCCTGGAATGAAGCAATATCGAGGAAGGCGCCCCAACCCTTATGGGTTCAGATCCCGAAGGCCATTCATGCCTGCTCCCCCCTTCTATCCCCCTTATGGTTATGG AAGGGTTCCAAGGTTCAGGCGACCAATGCGTTACAGACCATATTAA